One region of Acropora muricata isolate sample 2 chromosome 13, ASM3666990v1, whole genome shotgun sequence genomic DNA includes:
- the LOC136895351 gene encoding uncharacterized protein translates to MALKSNIHCCVPLCTQRGRVGPKGEQIGFFKFPDEEQMKKQWIHAIRRDVGRFFRISRAMKVCSLHFKLSDISKGLGGRMSLKTGAVPSIFAWKQTSPRKRGPPTERPYQQQRKDRPKSVPEKECFSVSSEPKILLSKTPEAVNDIPETGTNETITLGAASTSLDEMPSTEKDLNETLKQLRLLENKCADLGKAVSELEDKNQALQSNVFSLSRFTSDEAMLFYTGFPNYKVFLASFEYLDPGDNGENVRYWLSCDNEIPSEHYETPAQLDVKRGRPRSLKPQEEFFLTLCRLRQGFAETHLSHLFNVSQATISRIIISWINFMYLRFGVVNIWPSREAINTTMPEDFRKAYPSTRVIIDCTEVKCAMPSSLLLNSELFSTYKNHTTLKGLVGISPSGAITFISQLYTGSMSDREIVERSGILDLPFTEGDSVMADKGFTISDILPLGVSLNIPPFLGTSTQMPPEDVVRTQEIARLRIHVERAINKIKNFHIWDSVIPLNLFGVANQMWSVCAFLCNIQDPILTS, encoded by the coding sequence ATGGCGTTAAAGTCAAACATTCACTGCTGTGTACCATTGTGCACACAAAGAGGGCGTGTTGGACCAAAAGGGGAACAAATTGGATTCTTTAAATTTCCAGACGAAGagcaaatgaaaaaacaatGGATACATGCTATACGTAGAGATGTTGGTAGATTTTTTCGCATCTCCAGGGCAATGAAAGTGTGTTCGTTGCATTTCAAGCTCAGTGACATATCGAAGGGTCTTGGTGGACGAATGTCTCTGAAGACAGGAGCAGTTCCGTCGATATTTGCTTGGAAACAAACTTCACCACGAAAGCGGGGGCCCCCTACTGAAAGGCCTTATCAACAACAGCGAAAAGACAGGCCGAAATCTGTCCCAGAAAAAGAGTGTTTTTCAGTGTCTTCGGAGCCTAAAATATTACTCAGCAAAACACCTGAAGCTGTAAACGATATTCCTGAAACAGGTACTAACGAAACCATTACCTTAGGAGCCGCCAGTACCAGCCTTGATGAAATGCCTTCCACTGAAAAAGATCTTAATGAAACCCTCAAACAATTAAGATTACTTGAGAACAAATGCGCAGATCTCGGAAAGGCAGTTTCAGAGTTAGAAGACAAAAATCAAGCACTTCAGTCAAATGTCTTCTCACTTAGTCGGTTTACCTCTGATGAGGCAATGTTATTTTATACAGGTTTTCCTAACTACAAAGTATTCCTGGCATCCTTTGAATATTTAGACCCGGGAGATAATGGAGAAAATGTCAGATACTGGTTGTCATGTGATAATGAGATACCTTCAGAACATTACGAGACTCCAGCGCAATTAGATGTAAAGAGAGGTAGACCAAGGTCACTCAAACCACAAGAAGAATTTTTTCTCACTTTGTGTCGCTTGAGACAGGGATTTGCAGAAACTCATCTTTCCCACCTGTTTAATGTTTCTCAGGCAACTATTAGTAGGATCATTATTAGTTGGATCAATTTTATGTATCTTCGATTTGGAGTGGTTAACATTTGGCCATCAAGAGAAGCCATTAACACAACAATGCCTGAAGACTTCAGGAAGGCATATCCCAGTACACGCGTTATTATTGACTGTACAGAAGTGAAGTGTGCAATGCCCAGTAGCTTGTTGCTGAATAGTGAGTTGTTCAGTACCTACAAGAATCATACTACATTAAAGGGGCTTGTGGGAATTTCTCCATCTGGTGCCATTACATTCATAAGCCAACTGTATACAGGTAGTATGTCAGACAGAGAAATTGTAGAAAGGTCAGGCATACTTGACCTGCCATTTACTGAAGGAGACTCTGTGATGGCAGATAAAGGTTTTACTATAAGTGACATCTTACCTTTAGGTGTGTCTTTGAACATTCCACCATTCCTGGGAACATCCACACAAATGCCCCCGGAAGATGTGGTAAGAACTCAGGAGATTGCACGACTTCGAATCCATGTTGAACGGGCaattaataaaattaagaattttCATATATGGGATAGTGTTATCCCACTGAACCTCTTTGGTGTTGCAAATCAAATGTGGTCTGTTTGTGCATTCCTCTGCAACATTCAAGACCCTATCTTAACAAGCTGA